GGCTTTCTACCTGAGACCCCACAAGACATGGAGTGATCAAACCTAATGCAACTTTTGAATTTTCTTGTAGGAGTGGTTCTGAATCCAGAAAAATGGAGTTGGAGAGATAATTCTTCACAAATTCAATTAATCTGTGAAAATTCATCAAGTAATAAGAGTTTTTACATCTGACAAAAACCGGAAACCACCTGACCTGATCAGTTCCTTTTGCCCTCCACTACTAGTTCATTGAGCTATGGAAACCATTGTGGATTTCATTTTCAATTGAGAGTTATGGTTTCCTGTAGGCATCTTGATCAGTTTAGTCATTAGCAAACTAGCTTAAAACAAGAAGAGAGTCTTGTGGCtgtttttctttgatgaaatccCAATGGAGTTGAGGTATAACCTTAAAACAACCGtttagatggaatccaagagcCCTAAACAAGAATTGGAATGAACCAGCCAAAGATGTAGAGAGGGAAGATTTCTCCCTCCCCTTTTTGTTTATCTTATCATTACCATATTTTCTGGGTTACTAGCATCTTGTCAAATTTATTTAAGGATAAATTACTTACAATTATATTGGAATGCAAGGATATAGGGGATTTGATTGCAACTATGTAGGATATGATTCTACATATCTCTATTCTAGTTTCTGACCTAGCCAAAGGTCAATTGTAATAATGTATTATCTTTAATAAGGATAAAGTATATGATTCCTACATTAAACAATCAATCTAATCTAATCCATtgaaaaagaagtcaaagattGATTTACCCAAAACATGATTTAAAAAATCAACTCTAATCCACCGTTGGATCAAACTAAGCCGAGTCTGACCAATTTTAAGATGATTCGAATTGAAATCAATAGAGACCGATCCTTTACccgattttgagtttttaaacctCAGACCTGAGAATGATACTTGTTGTACTGCTACTTCCAGTTCTTGCCTCTCTTGCAAGGGGCCCTATCCTCAGTTCTCTCTTTTCCAAAGAAGCAACAGTACCAACAAACACTAGTGTAGTTACCAGCTGAGATGGGCCTCTATTActctattttaggccttctctTCTTGTAAAGTATGTAAATATTGGTTCTTTAGTGCCTCGTGCTTTTTAGTCTTTTTCTATTGATTCTCCCTCGCATTATACAGGTAGTTTGCATGATTGCATCCACATCCCCATTTGGGATACTcccaataattaaattaaattaagaaaaacaaaaatagaaaaataaaactaggAAGCCCACGTCGGCCGAATTAGGTAAGAGTGAGCCCACCCAGAGCATCCTCCCCCTTCGTCAACCTGCGACAACCCGAATCTGCTACTTTTCTTAATtgttctatcttcttcttcctcttcttgcatGGATGCGTGGTTCCTTCCGTCTCCAACACACTAAGCCATAGCATAGCTTACAATTCTCTGTTCCAACAACGGCAAGGCAGTGATGGTCCGAACCTGGATGGCAACCTGCTCGTCAGCCTCAACTACTTCCACCGCCGACGGCGCAGCAATCTCATTCCATCCCAAACATGTGGAGTTGCCATCTCCCAATCTCTTAGCTTCTGACGCTAGCAGTTCTTCCGAAATTCTCTCATTACCCTCCGTCCCTTCTCTTCAAACCACCTGTTCAGAAACCCAGGATAATGTTTCCGTTTCTTACCTCTGCATCTCCATCCTTAAGCCCCAAACCCACCAAGTCAGCTGCCTCGCCGTCTCCGGTGATCTTCTTTACGCCGCCTCCGGTAACGAAATCAATGTCTTCACACTGACGAACTACCAACATATCGACGCATTCAACGTCAAAGACTCCTCTTCGGGCTCCGTCAAGTCCTTAGCGTTTGGGGAGGGAAAGGTCTTCTCAGCTCATCAAGATTGCAAGATCCGAGTTTGGGTGATGACACCCACGAAACAGCACCAGCTAGTGGCGACACTTCCCACCGTCAAGGACTGGTTGCGCCGTTTTATGATGCCCAAGAACTACGTGCGCCTCAGGCGGCACAAGAAACGGCTTTGGATTGAACACGTGGACGCCGTCTCTGGTCTCGCCTTGACGGATGGTTTGCTCTACTCTGTTTCGTGGGATAAGAGTTTGAAGATCTGGCGCACCTGGAATCTCCGATGCTTGGAGTCCATGAAAGCGCATGACGACGCCATTAACGCCGTTGCCGTGTCGGCTGACGGAACCATTTACACGGCGTCAGCGGATAGACGGATCAGGGTGTGGGGGAGAACGACTGGGAAGAGGAGTCAGAGACATGAGAGGCATAGGCTGATAGCGACGTTGGAGAAGCATAACTCGGCGGTGAACGCGCTCGCGCTGAGTAGTGACGGATCGGTACTCTTCTCCGGTGCCGGTGACCGTTCCATATTGGTGTGGGAGAGGAAGGACAGTGCCAACCATATGGGTGTCACGGGAGCATTGAGAGGGCACAAGGGTGCGATACTGTGCTTGGTCAACGTATCTGAGATTCTAGTTAGTGGGTCAGCTGATCGGACGGTTAGGATATGGAAAAGAGGCGGCGGTGGGGATCAACGGTACAGCCATTTGGTGGTGTTGGAAGGACACGAGAGACCGGTGAAGTCGTTGGTAGCCGTTATGGGCGGCGTAGTAGTGTCGTCCTCATCTGGGTCCGGGTCCGGGTCCGGGTCGGAGAAGCTGTCCGTTTGTAGTGGAAGTCTGGATGGAGAGGTAAGAGTATGGGAGGTCACGGTTTCCAATCTCACTCACAACGCTTCCCCGACTGATCAAACAAACATAACTCTTAATTCTTGATtcttctttctaccaaaaaaaataaaaaattcttgatTCTTCCTGGAATTTCTTTGCAAAGATTTAGGGGGAGGTATTCGTGCACGGACGTACCCACAACGATTCATAAAATAGGGGGTTTTGATCATTTCGGCCCCCATTATTCCCATCTAAAGGCATCATAAGAGAATGTGCACAAAATTTCTTGCCCAAAGATCATTACTCGAAGTTGAGTTCAGATTATAGTTGGATGGTTCTTAGGGCAGCCATGCTTTATTTTCCAATTTCACCAATTATGTTTGTTAATCTTCAATTACACATATGTACTTAAAAAATCGTGTAATACaatgataacttttgataattatatTATGATAAATCAATTACAAactatttttgaaaacccttttaaatCCCAAtttaaataacttttaagaataagacaagGAAGAATTAAAGTGTTAAAATCTAACTACTCTTAGCTATAGAAGTGTCATTTAAACAATCCCTAAATTAAGTTTAGGGAAAAGGTTTTTTGATTCAATGGGCAGAGTACACTAGCATGCCTGTGTTTATCGCTCTCCTCTTCCAAACATGGAATGATCTTGCTCTACCTTCCATGCATGATACCGTTTTGACGTACCTCGGTAGCGTGCTCCTCTACACTTGCTTAGACCCTCATCTATTAAGTTATTAACAATATAGAGAAACTACACTAGTACAAGTGTGTTTGGGTGAAAGCTTACATGAAAGGTTCTTAAATTTGGACTTCATGAGGGAAGTTGGGGCTTGCAAACAGTGTAAGATATGACCTTACTCTTCTTAGAATTTAAATATCAGAAACTAGTGTAGTCATTTCTCCACCATAATGGAATGTTCACGCACCGCATTGGCGACAGTTTTCCTCCCACCACGCTGGAATGTTAACCCACCAGTGGTCCAAAAATTAAATTCTCGAGAAATCGCCTTTGGATTCTTTTTTTACTCCTTCCTTACATGTCCAAATGGTTTCTAGATTGCCAGATCAAATAGGTTAACATGCGAAAGACATGCAAAGGTTTAATTTCTGCTAATTTCTCTGCCTAAAGCTGGGAGTCCCGTCTCCATCAATCCCTACcaatttcccaattttttatAAACTGCTTAAGATGCACTGAGTGAGGATCATCCCTCCAGGATTGGTAAACAGTAGCAAATCAACTTGGTAAAAGCTCAATAGGAATGCAAGCAGGTGACTTAGACATAGGATGCATACCATTATAACCACGTCCCAGTAGCTAAATTTCTCAGCAGATTGATCATACTGCTGATTTCCAAGTGAAGTTAGTTAAAATGCTAAAACagacaaaccaaaaaaaaattagcagtAGACCAAACTTTGGTCACCAAAGACTACCATGAGGGTTAAACTCCACAAAGAGGATGGGATGGGCACCAGAACAACTCCTAGATGATCATCAAATCCAACCCTCCCCCTCCACCCCACccccgcaagaagaagaaaaaaccagaATCATTGTGCAAGACTTCATGCAACTAATAACATTAAACAAGAATGACTACAACACAACTCTATTAGTCTATCTTTATATAGGCTGAGGAACAATATCCGTACCAGATCAAGAATGAAGCCATTTCTCATCCTGCTATGGAAAGTAGGATATGAAATCCCTCAAACTGGTTAAGTACTTCCTCTCAGTGCATGTGGATGAAATTAGACTTCCTAGCTACAACAAGAAGGCTATCAtattcattattaaaaaaaaaaaaaaaatagcaccCAATCCTCTTTGAATGCCgatattttgttctttttccaCCTGTCAGCTGGGACAAGCTTTCACCGAATGCGGTTATATGTGTTTTCCTTAGATAACCCCCATCTGGGCAAAAAGGATATAACTGTTATATGCCACGATATATTATATGTCAAGGACCatttgatgtagatcgaagcatgaagaagagaagagtcagcaattactgttcacgtgtcacagcccatattttccttgtgtggatatattttttagaagattttgtgggcccatcaagtagAGAAAGATTCTATTCTAATGCTACCATAGTTTAGGTtcttttttcagttttagaaagtatattaggtagtttctaatttcagtttgtttctattttggtttcctTGATTGTTCAGAAGTCCGAACTATGAATATGAAGCCttgtagtttctaattttagttactttctcttttagttaggatttagtagtttctattttggaaagtttctatttttattgtgagcttgcctaagctattaataggccatACATTGTAATGAAGGAACAGAATTTGAGAAAAGAATTTTCTGGCCAATTTAGCCATCGAATTATGGGAGATcctccttgtttcaacagctgagatagctgtgagTGAGAGTCCCAGGCTGAGTGAGCCATTCCCCgacccccttctcttctattttctcttcttcccccacTCGAACTCCACGTTCTCTGTTGTTTGAGACCATAATCgagtgctgctgctgctgcatcaGTGAAGGACCAGAATACATCCCCATATTCAACTAGAAACTGTTGATCACAACCACAAAAGGATCGAGTCAACCCCGTAGATCAGTTGTCTGCCCAAAATTCTCCAGCAACTTCTGAATCCCATATCTTCACCACCCTCCATCAGAATCTGTTGAGAGTTGGAGAGCTGAATCACACCACCAGACACTCCACTCGATCCCTGTTGCAAGCCCATTCTATTGGCTGGATTGTTCTACAacacaaaccttctattttcatcctCAACTCATATTTCCACTTCTGTCCATCAGAATtgaaccaaactttcagcaaaGATTCTCCTCATTGCCTACTCCACTCGATCAACCTTAGAGCCCATTCTCACCGCTGATTTGCCTAGTATTtattaccttctattttggtgtttacctCCTAAATCTGATTTTCTTCCATTACGATGATCTGCTGCAACTATTAAcaatcctactgtagagtggttcttacttgaacCCCTCCTACATTATGTAGAAGGGGTTACACTAAGAACCTATATTTATCAAACAGGTCACTTTATATACCACCAATAAACAATCCCTTTAATCCTCCAAATCCTAACCCTCCCAAGCACCAACCAATTATTGTTAATCTATCCCTTAACCTACCCTATAGTCTTCTCAAACCAGAGACCACAACCATCTCAATTAACCAAAATACCAACAGTACACTCCTATTTATTTTAAACCACTTGTCACCCTAACCTTCGAAACACTACCATAATTACACTTATCTTTCCAAGATCCTGCATTAGTTTTAACATTGTTGTACATTGTAACATACACGAGCAACACAAGATATCAACAAAACAGTCTGGAGAGGTCATCTCTATAAACTGGGAAACTTTTGATCCTGAAAGAGATTTGGATGGTTTCTTGGAGAGATAGAGGATCACAGGACCTGGAAGAGGTATTTCAAGCTCCATTTGGATCGAAGAACATGGCTGGAAATGGCTTGAAAGCTTCTTAAAGGACCAATTACAAGTTCAAGGGAAAAAACTCACCAGTTGAAATCCAAGAATTGGAATGAAAGATCCATCCTTTTGGAGAACAAAACTCTTAAGAGGATGTCTTACAAACATATATGAGTACCTTAAGGAGGATAAAGCATGAAAATCAACATTGCTGAGGGTTAATTTTTATATGGTATTGAATTTTGTACAAAGTACTACGATCTACATTTTCCCTGCAGTAGATTCAAACCCACAGttattgaaggaaaaaaaaatacatgacaCCAATTTGACATTGTCAATAGGAGTAATGTTGATGAAGTAGCATTATTGTGGCTAGATTGGTATGACCCAATTTGGAAACTTAAACCAATCCAAACCAGGATTTTGGtccccaaataaaaaatacttAGGGGATGTACttttttgtttgggttattttttaagtcaaatttttattttatattatggGAACTAGTAAGAGAGTCTGTTTCAGTAGTTCCCTAGTTTGAATTCAATTCAGTTCTTCAGTTCCTATTTTAGAATGTGATTGGGAatccctttttttctctttatatatatgaaTGTAAACCAAGTGATGGAGCAGTGAATTGAAGGTGAATAAATGAACAGTTGCTGAGTTGCGTGCGGAGCAAGCTTGTTGGTTgactgctttctctcttccctctctatctctgGATTTCAGTGAAGACTATATTCTTCCTGTATTACACAAAAGCCACTAGTTCCTGAGCTTTACTACTGTTTTATCCCCTctaattttaaatttcagaaaagcCATTTTTTGGCCTAATACTAGTTTACTTTCTTAAGCGTTCAACTGTTTCTCAATTTACAAAACTGTCATTATCTTAATTATTTGGGCGTCTAACATTAGGTTGGGACCATAGCAACCCAGAATTAGGGATTTGGAACTTGGAACCCCAGGGTTTCATTAAATGTTTAGAACCCAACTGTTCCCATGGACAGCAGCTCTTTACCGTTTTGCATGACACAAGGACTTCTCACCCATTCAATAGTGCGAAGCCCTGAATTACAAATATGTGATGTAGAATTTCCACCAAATAAACTCAAGAATAGGAAAGTCCCCACCATAAAACTTCCCATGTATTGCTTTCACTCTCACAATTAAAATTCACCTTCCAACAACTCAAAGAGATGGAAGGAAGCAATTTAAGCCTGTTACTAGGGGtagttcttaaaaaataaagaaacattGCACCAACTTGACATCATCAATAGGAGTCATGTTTGGATGCTTGTTACCCTCCCCGGACAGCAGCTTTCTTAATGTTTGCATGACATGCTAGTCCAAATAAAATCAGTGAATCACCTTTTCTTCCAACTTGAAATAGCTGGAAATAACTACAAATAGGATTATACCCTGCCAAGTTATTAAGGGTGTGTCTACTGAATTTAGCAAGTTGATTTTCTAATAGCACTAAGGGAGGTCCAAGTCCATCCACAAATCAGTTATGGCTGCTAGGATTAAATGCTACCTACTGTACCAGCCGCAGCATTCAAATTAAATAACCATATTTATCATCCAGACAAAAACCTAAGGTCTGAAATAATATTGATGATCAGAACAAATATcatcaaacaagaagaaaatatgCCTTGCAGAGATGGCTTTAACTAGAAATTATCATGAATGGAGATTTTGACACCCATATAGGTAACATTGCAAAATAAAACATTCAACCATTGTGACAAAGCCTCTCTTTTGAACTATCTTAGTTAATTGATTAATACAAAGAGACTTATGTGCGCATCACCCACTACACACAGCCGAATCCTAGAGACCTGACAAATCTATGAAAACATGGAGTTTGTTACGCATAGAAAAAGGTTAGGTAGATAAAAAATATTCCacaaccaaagaagaaattcCAGTATTACTATTACCAGTCATCTGCAGATACTAGTAGAGCAACACCCCCACTTTGCAAAAGCTACAATGCCTGTCATTGAACATGAGTACTAGTATAGTCGCTCATTCATGTACAAGTAGTTGCGTTTATAACTATATAGACATGCTTTCTTCCTGATCTCATGCAATAGAGGGCACAAAATGCACAAATCTATTGCAAGCATAATGCCAGTACAAACTCACAAATTGGGTTAAATTTAGGTGAATTTGAGGTGACCTAAGTGAGCATAAGACCTCTTTCTATAATCATAACAACCCATAAAAATAGTCAAAAGCTATGGGCAAAACTAAATGAAATATTCCCAAACAGTCACTCCTTAAAAACAGAATACTCTGTGTAGACTAGCAGAATTCCTTTCCATCTTATAAGGGCAGCAGAGAACCAAATTGTTTTTCCAACACAAACCAATAATCAGAAGTACATAAAATAAACGAATAAGCAAAAGTTTGGCCGCCAAACATCCCCCatcttctcaaaaaaaaaaaaatcaattctcACCATATGAAACTAGGTCTTTCGACGCAAACGCTTCCTTAACTTCTTGTATTTGTGCTtgttcatcttcctcttcctcttcttcttgacacTATCAGCCCAAACAGAATGATCGTTACCAGGCACGACGTCCTCTGCATCCTCAGAGACCACAGTATCGAATACTGTCGGTGAAACATGACTTAAGCAATACCCGAACGGGAAACTAGGGTAGATCCAGGAGGGCTGCGCATTGGTTGGTTTCTCTCCTCGTATAGATGCCAATATAGGGTGTGAATTACAGAGATACTCAGGTTTGCTTTCACGATGATCGGTTTGATCAAGCACAAAAGGAGCCGCCAGGCTTGATGGTTGAGAGCTGTTGAAGCTTGAGATGATTCTCAGTGCCGAAGGTTTCTTCACGAATTTATGCAGAAAACCAGCCATTGTGAGATTAGAAACGAAGACTCTCACACTGTAATACACTGATGTGTATTAATCCCTGTTTCCTATGCGAACCAATTTAATTAGGTTTCGGTGTTTGACCTTACGATGATCTCCCAATTACGGAGCTACTCCACCCCGGTCTGAGGCTCCAAGGCCAAGAAGGAAAAGGCTGCCTCAATTTTGATACATTCCGAATACGGGTACAGTGGTTCACTATTTAATTGACTTCCGAGTTGCGAACTTGCGATCCACATAGATGGAAAACAGGTTTTCCGACTTGAATCGTCAATTAGAAAAAATCTAGGCTGTGTTTGGGAGCCgaggaaacaaaaaagacaaaaattatGTTGACACAAATCACaatatatgaattttttttttttcataaaaaaaaaaaaatttggcccTATCAGCCCGAGCACACCTTGAACCTgaatagggcctgggctgatatttggcattgagggcgggttagggctgaaaatttttggctctgagttagggtcgggttgaGCCAGGGTTGAGACCTCAGGCTAAACCTGACCCGATCGGcctgaccctgttttaagttggactattgatataatatataatatatacaattatatattataaactttaaacatcacCCGCATTTTGTTatacaatatattatatatgaaaataataagtgatacaatacattttattatagtgctattttatgtaaaattgatcattttctcCTTGGTCCATTCCAgaccatgcatttccttcccctccccatAATCAgagccaatcagggtcaacccgccctaaccttgagggcgggttagggttggatttttcaggccttgagtcaaggtcgggtcaggCTTGGGCCCAACTAAAGGGGCTTAGCCGCTTAgggttggattagggttttataaagcagatccaacccgaccctattgcagccctaatttatgcgtctatctctcctctcaaattcaattttttttgaattttttcttttcttttctttgtttcaaaACATAGCCCTAGTGATTCAGCCTTATAAAGTCTGATcaagatgagtttttttttccccattgtAATAA
The nucleotide sequence above comes from Telopea speciosissima isolate NSW1024214 ecotype Mountain lineage chromosome 3, Tspe_v1, whole genome shotgun sequence. Encoded proteins:
- the LOC122654016 gene encoding protein JINGUBANG-like, which produces MATCSSASTTSTADGAAISFHPKHVELPSPNLLASDASSSSEILSLPSVPSLQTTCSETQDNVSVSYLCISILKPQTHQVSCLAVSGDLLYAASGNEINVFTLTNYQHIDAFNVKDSSSGSVKSLAFGEGKVFSAHQDCKIRVWVMTPTKQHQLVATLPTVKDWLRRFMMPKNYVRLRRHKKRLWIEHVDAVSGLALTDGLLYSVSWDKSLKIWRTWNLRCLESMKAHDDAINAVAVSADGTIYTASADRRIRVWGRTTGKRSQRHERHRLIATLEKHNSAVNALALSSDGSVLFSGAGDRSILVWERKDSANHMGVTGALRGHKGAILCLVNVSEILVSGSADRTVRIWKRGGGGDQRYSHLVVLEGHERPVKSLVAVMGGVVVSSSSGSGSGSGSEKLSVCSGSLDGEVRVWEVTVSNLTHNASPTDQTNITLNS
- the LOC122654017 gene encoding uncharacterized protein LOC122654017, which produces MAGFLHKFVKKPSALRIISSFNSSQPSSLAAPFVLDQTDHRESKPEYLCNSHPILASIRGEKPTNAQPSWIYPSFPFGYCLSHVSPTVFDTVVSEDAEDVVPGNDHSVWADSVKKKRKRKMNKHKYKKLRKRLRRKT